The proteins below come from a single Oenanthe melanoleuca isolate GR-GAL-2019-014 chromosome Z, OMel1.0, whole genome shotgun sequence genomic window:
- the LOC130265555 gene encoding uncharacterized protein LOC130265555, which translates to MGQSSPGDHDYLHGSESPRDRKLDSLHSNQEGPVKMGSTASVSNKAGVQGKDLVLLTLVCIMQVGEAFVKITVPEPDVMVPEGAGVNLTCLFSDNQRAGLKEVHAAWRQITTDEVFTEGIVTLWDMEQQRGNTTLTISHMQADQVGQFSCIVRIRESFNYGDINVGILKENGRTWQVTEAGKTQQELGQENLIVGLVRDFGQVQNTTSITACLPLPKAAGDPIPWGIIPVGEMPPVTINGTKRCNKEIRNHTKRIEETYTVRGKWSTPGQKSECLKLLNPVFTRIGRFKNVGWCTYDIRQKRQKPVTEFSYEIVCQEGKEEWEHWKTIWGPSLLEPYSYIGPVHWCVEWSGQREQEHLGVLGAETVRRDRVTLTPSWNCSKIITCDTPESQIGLVPVRILLKWGCECQRYNHTITGEIKGAWKDCQATTIRSPGHSVWVMGHGQWTTHMPINGPVTQITLGVPTLCPFWKQSKLTQKEMQSRTKRETNEVAEELGLGDEDEWHEPSSGVKFGWVLESLFAPISTY; encoded by the coding sequence ATGGGACAGTCCTCACCAGGTGATCATGACTACCTACACGGCAGTGAAAGTCCAAGGGATCGAAAACTGGATTCACTACACTCGAATCAAGAAGGTCCCGTCAAGATGGGAAGTACAGCCTCTGtcagcaacaaagctggtgTTCAGGGCAAGGACTTAGTTCTTTTAACATTAGTCTGTATAATGCAGGTGGGAGAAGCATTTGTTAAAATTACAGTTCCGGAGCCAGATGTAATGGTGCCTGAAGGTGCGGGAGTAAATTTaacctgtttgttttctgacaaCCAGAGAGCTGGATTAAAAGAAGTACATGCAGCCTGGAGACAAATCACCACAGACGAGGTATTTACAGAAGGAATCGTGACACTTTGGGATATGGAACAGCAAAGAGGTAACACCACATTGACAATATCTCATATGCAAGCTGATCAGGTAGGACAATTCTCATGCATTGTGCGGATTAGAGAAAGTTTTAATTATGGGGACATAAATGTAGGTATTCTAAAAGAGAATGGGAGAACATGGCAGGTGACAGAAGCTGGAAAAACACAACAAGAATTGGGACAAGAAAATTTAATAGTGGGATTAGTTAGAGATTTTGGACAAGTACAAAATACTACGTCCATCACTGCATGTTTACCTTTACCTAAAGCGGCAGGAGATCCAATACCATGGGGCATCATTCCCGTTGGGGAAATGCCTCCAGTAACTATAAATGGGACAAAAAGATGTAATAAAGAAATACGGAATCATACTAAGAGGATAGAGGAAACCTATACAGTTCGAGGGAAATGGTCAACACCGGGACAAAAGAGTGAGTGCCTAAAATTACTAAATCCAGTTTTTACAAGAATTGGACGGTTCAAGAATGTAGGATGGTGTACTTATGACATAagacaaaaaagacaaaaaccagTCACAGAATTTTCTTATGAGATAGTATGtcaagaagggaaggaagaatgGGAACATTGGAAAACGATTTGGGGTCCTAGTTTGTTAGAACCTTACAGTTACATAGGACCAGTACATTGGTGTGTCGAATGGTCAGGCCAGAGAGAGCAAGAACATCTAGGAGTGTTAGGAGCTGAAACAGTAAGACGGGATCGAGTGACCCTCACACCTAGCTGGAATTGTAGCAAAATCATCACCTGTGATACCCCTGAATCCCAAATTGGTTTAGTGCCAGTACGGATACTATTAAAATGGGGCTGTGAATGTCAAAGGTATAATCATACAATAACAGGTGAAATAAAAGGGGCATGGAAAGATTGTCAGGCGACTACCATCAGGAGTCCAGGGCATTCAGTGTGGGTAATGGGGCACGGACAGTGGACTACTCATATGCCTATTAACGGCCCGGTCACACAGATTACTTTAGGAGTCCCTACACTTTGTCCTTTTTGGAAACAGTCTAAATTAACACAGAAAGAGATGCAGTCACgaacaaagagagaaacaaatgaagTAGCAGAAGAACTAGGACTGGGAGATGAAGATGAATGGCATGAACCCTCATCAGGAGTTAAATTTGGATGGGTACTGGAATCCTTGTTTGCACCAATTTCTACATATTGA